The following nucleotide sequence is from Nitratidesulfovibrio termitidis HI1.
GTTCCCGTTTCCTTGGCCGGTACCACTTCCGCCAGGTTGACCACGTAGGGGCCATCGGTGAACCACACGTTGCGCAGGGTGGCCGTGGCCTCGGTCTTGCCACGCACGTCCTCGCTCCAGATGCGCGCGGCTTCCACCTCGCCGGAAACGCCCAGCACCTGCGAGAAGCCAAGCTGCACCACGGCCCAGACCACGCCGCAGAAAACCAGGTTGCGGGCCACCCGCCCCATGGAGATGCCGCCGGCCTGCAGGGCGATGAGTTCGCGTCCGCGCGACATCAGGCACAGTTGGGCCAGGGTGGCCAGCAGGAACACGGCGGGCAGGATCTGCGAGATGATCAGCGGCGTCTTGGCCACGAAATACCAGGCGGCCACGCCGAAGCCCACCCCCGCTTCCAGAAAGTCGTCCAGCCGGTCGAACAGGTCAGACAGGATGTACAGCCCGGTGCCGATGGCCAGGGTGGGAAGGATCAGCGTCAGGTTGTTGCGGAACAGATAGCGCGAAAGCAGGCTCATGCGGACACCCTTTTACGCCGCAGGGCGAGCCGGCTGTGCGAGAACAGGCTGACCACGGCGGGCGTGCGCTCGTGCGCGGCCAGGCGCAGCCCCCACAGCCCGGTGGCCAGGAACAGGGCGTTGGGCATCCACAGGCCCACTTCCGGCGGGATGGTGCCCGCCTCGCCCGTGGTCAGGCCGAACGAGAGCAGGCTGTAGTAGACCAGGAACATCAGCAGGGCCAGCACCACGCCGAACTGGCGGTGCAGCCCTTCGAAGGCGCAGGCCAGCGGCATGGCGAACAACCCCAGCACCAGGCAGGCTGCCGGGAACACCCAGCGCTTGTGCAGTTCAACCGCCACCTTGCGCAGGTACTTGTCGCCCAGCGAGGCATTGGCCTCGTCCAGGGGCAGCGCCCGCAACTGCGACCAGGACAGCTCCTTGGGTTTGATCTCCCCAAGGTCCAGCCCCTTGAACATTTGCCCCAGGTCGATGCGCACCACGTACTCGCCAAAGCCCAGCACGGATACCTGCTGCCCTTCGGTCTTGTACAGGCGGCCGTTCTGCAGGCGGAACAGCAACTCACCGCGCGCCTCGTCCGTGGCGATGGCCCCCGTGGGGGCCAGGATAGTCAGGGTGGTGTTCTCGCGCGAGCGGTCTTCGACGATGACCTGCGACAGTCTGCTGTCGGCGGGGTCCACCTGGCGGGCAAACAGGGTAAGTCCGGGAATGTCCTTGTTGAACACGCCGGGCTGCACCACCACGCGGGCGCGACTGTTGGCGATTTCCATGACCGTGGCGCGGAAGTGCGACATGCCCCAGGCCAGCCCCTGCAACGAGATGCCCAGGGTCAGCAGGGTGCACAGCACGCAGAACAGCACCGGCGCGGCCAGCATCTGGTACAGGCTGACGCCGCCCGCCTTGAGGGCGATGAGCTCGCGGTCGGTGCTCATGCGCAGGAAGGTCAGGAACACGCTGAGCATGCATGCCACCGGCACCACCAGCAGCATGAAGAACGGGGTCAGGTAGACGAACAGCAGCACGGCGTCGGCCAGGCCGAGATCCAGCCCCAGAAAGAGTTCGCGCAATTGCAGACCCCGGCCGATGAGCACCAGGGTGAGCAGCGAGCCCAGGCAGAGCAGGAACAGGTGCAGCAGTTCGCCGAACAGCTGGCGCTGCAACAGGGTATTGAGACGGAGGGGCAGAGGGCTATTCCTGTGGTTGGCCGGTGTGGCAGTTGCGGAACAGGTCGAGCAGCATCTCGGTTTCCAGGGGGCCGAGATTGAATCGCGCGCCCGCCTCGTCCATGAGGTCGGTCAGGGGGCGGGCGGACTGTTCCGGCTCGGCACGGCGCTCCGCCACCCAGGTGGCGGCACGCTTCACCAGTTCGCTGTGCGGAATGACGGTGGTCATGGGGCCCCCCTGGCGGGTTTGCGAAGCGGCATGGTTGCGGGCGATGGCCCTGGCGACCGGTTGTCGGCCCGGAGGCCTGCGACCGTTCGCGCGGCGTGGAATCTACATCAACCACGGCGGGGTTGCAACTCGGCGGTCCATGCGGTATCCCCGCGCAATCCGGCGCATGGGCCCTGCGCGATCCTGCGTGTTTTGCGCTCAGGCCGCACCTTGCCGCGCCAGCCGCATTTTTCCGTGTTCTGGCCTGCCCCCTCACCCCCAGCCGCACGGCCACTCAAGGCCGAACACCATCCATATCCATGCACGACATCATTTCCGCCGTCCTGCTCGGCATCGTCGAAGGGCTGACAGAGTTCCTGCCGGTGTCCTCCACCGGGCACCTGATCATCGCGGGCGACCTGCTGGGGTTCACCGGGCCCAAGGCCTCCACCTTCGAGGTGGTCATCCAGCTTGGGGCCATCCTGGCCGTGGTGGTTCTGTACTGGGACCGCTTTTGGGGCCTGCTGCGGCCAAAGCCATACGTGCGCTTCGCCGGGGTGCGCGGCATCGTGCTGCTGGGCATCACTTCGTTGCCCGCCAGCCTGCTGGGGCTTGCGACGCATCATTACATCAAGGAAAACCTGTTCAGTCCGGCCACCGTGGCCCTTGCCCTTGGCGTGGGCGCCGTGGCCATGCTGCTGGTGGAGCGGCGCAAGCACCGCCCCGCATACATGGACCTGGACGACATGACCCCCGCACTGGCGCTGGGCATCGGGCTGTTCCAGTGTCTGGCCCTGTGGCCGGGGTTTTCGCGTTCCGCCGCCACCATCATGGGCGGCATGCTGCTGGGCGCGCGGCGCGGCCTTGCCGCCGAATATTCGTTCATCGCGGCGGTGCCCATCATGTTCGCCGCCACCGGCTATGATCTGTTGAAAAGCCACGCCCTGTTCACCATGGCCGACCTGCCCGTCTTCGCCACCGGATTCGTGGTGTCGTTTCTGGCAGCCTGGGTTGCCGTGAAGGTGTTCATCGGCCTCATGGGCCGGGTGACCCTGGTGCCCTTTGCCTGGTACCGGCTGGCCGTGGCCCCGCTGGTGTTCTGGTTCATGGTGAACTGACGCGCGAGGATGTGGGGGCAAAGCCGTGTCGGGCGCGGATTGCGCGGGCTTTTTCAAAAAGCCGCCAAAAAACGCTTGCCAAGGCACCCCGTGTCCGGTAGAGAAACCATCCGTCGCAACGGGAACGAGCCCCGAGCGGCATTGGACTTGGCAAGGTAGCTCAGTTGGTTAGAGCATGCGGTTCATACCCGCAGTGTCGGGGGTTCAAATCCCTCCCTTGCTACCAAGAACACGATAGGCCCTGTGAACACAGGGCCTTTTTCGTTTTCTCCTGCCCTGGGGGGCCCGCTTCGGTTCTGCGCCCCCCTCCCCCTGTCTGTCCGGCGCGACGCGTACGGGTTGCCTTGATGACGCGTTGCGCACGGCGTGCTAGTCTGCCCGCGTCGGTAACCACCCTTTCCATGCCAAGAGGCACCATGCAGACCGAGCCCATTTCCGCCGCGCGCAACGGCACGCCCAGACGCTTCATGGCGCGCCTGACGGACCGCATAAGGGACGTGCTGACCACGTCGGAATGTCGATCGTGCGCGTCCGCCCGTGAATTCTTGCGGTACGTGGGGCCGGGGCTGCTGGTCACCGTGGGGTTCATCGACCCCGGCAACTGGGCCTCCAACGTCAGCGCCGGGGCGCAATTCGGCTACTCGCTGCTATGGATGGTCACCCTGTCCACGGTCATGCTCATCCTGCTGCAGCACAACGCCGCGCATCTGGGGATAGCCACCGGGCTGTGCCTGTCGGAAGCGGCCACCACCCACCTGCCGCGTTCCGTTTCCGTGTTCGTGCTGGGGTCTGCCGTGGCGGCCTCCGTGGCCACGGCCCTTGCGGAGTTGCTGGGTGCGGCCATTGCCTTGCGCATGCTGTTCGGGTTGCCCCTCGGGGTGGGCACGGTGCTGACCATGGGGGTGGTCTGCGTGCTGCTGCTGACCAATTCCTACACCCGCATCGAACGCTGGATCGTGGGCTTCGTGTCGCTCATCGGCATTTCGTTTCTGTACGAGCTGACCCTGGTGCCTGTGGACTGGCACGCCGCAGCGCGCGGCTGGGTGACGCCCGCCATTCCGCCCGGCGCTCTGGTGGTGGTCATGAGCGTGCTGGGCGCCGTGGTCATGCCGCACAACCTGTTCCTGCATTCCGAGGTCATCCAGAGCCGCCAGTGGAACCTCGAGGACGCCGTGGTCATCAAGCGGCAGTTGCGGTACGAGTATCTGGATACGCTGTTTTCCATGCTGGTGGGGTTTGCCATCAACAGCGGCATGATCCTGCTGGCGGCGGCCGCGTTCTTCAGCCGTGGCCTTCAGGTGGATGAACTGGAACAGGCCTGCGCCCTGCTCTCGCCGCTGCTGGGCGGCGCGGCGTCCACGGTGTTCGCGCTGGCGCTGCTGTTCGCGGGGCTTTCGTCCAGCGTCACGGCGGGCATGGCCGGGGGCAGCATCTATGCCGGAATGTTCGGCGAACCCTATGCCATCAAGGACAAGCACACCCGGTGGGGCGTGGGCATTACCCTGGGGGCGGCGGCCCTGTGCATCACCGCCATCGACGACCCTTTGAAAGGGCTGGTGTATTCGCAGGTGGCCCTTTCCATGCAGCTTCCGTTTACGGTGCTGCTGCAACTGTACCTTACGTCCAGCCGCAAGGTGATGGGCCAGTACGCCAACCCGCCATCCACGCAGGCCATGCTGTGGTGCATCACGCTCATTGTAATCGCACTCAACGCCCTCTTGCTGCGGGAGCTGTTTTTCGGTTAGAGCTACGCGTCGTCACGGCGCGGTTGCCGACGGCGCCGTGGCGTTCCGTCCAGCGCAGGCGCGACCTTGCAGGCGCTGCTGCCTGTTCACTCCTGTCCAGTGCAGGTGTAACCGTGCCCCCGAAAACCTCCCCCACGGGTCTCACGGGCCCCACGGGCCGCATGACCGGCGGCCCCGCAGGCTCCGCCACCACCGAAGACCAGCTTCCCGGACACCCCATGCACAAGTGGATACGCCTTGCCTTCGAACTGCTGCCGTTGCAGGTCTTCGCCATCACCGTGCGGCTCGCGGGCGACGACCCAGAGCGGGCGCTGCTGCCTTACGGCCTTGGCGCGCTGTGTACCGCGTTGTGCATGGCCGTGCTGCTGTGGCGGCGCATACTGCTTGACCGGCTGCTGCTGGGGGTGAACATTTCCAT
It contains:
- the lptF gene encoding LPS export ABC transporter permease LptF, whose product is MQRQLFGELLHLFLLCLGSLLTLVLIGRGLQLRELFLGLDLGLADAVLLFVYLTPFFMLLVVPVACMLSVFLTFLRMSTDRELIALKAGGVSLYQMLAAPVLFCVLCTLLTLGISLQGLAWGMSHFRATVMEIANSRARVVVQPGVFNKDIPGLTLFARQVDPADSRLSQVIVEDRSRENTTLTILAPTGAIATDEARGELLFRLQNGRLYKTEGQQVSVLGFGEYVVRIDLGQMFKGLDLGEIKPKELSWSQLRALPLDEANASLGDKYLRKVAVELHKRWVFPAACLVLGLFAMPLACAFEGLHRQFGVVLALLMFLVYYSLLSFGLTTGEAGTIPPEVGLWMPNALFLATGLWGLRLAAHERTPAVVSLFSHSRLALRRKRVSA
- a CDS encoding undecaprenyl-diphosphate phosphatase; the encoded protein is MHDIISAVLLGIVEGLTEFLPVSSTGHLIIAGDLLGFTGPKASTFEVVIQLGAILAVVVLYWDRFWGLLRPKPYVRFAGVRGIVLLGITSLPASLLGLATHHYIKENLFSPATVALALGVGAVAMLLVERRKHRPAYMDLDDMTPALALGIGLFQCLALWPGFSRSAATIMGGMLLGARRGLAAEYSFIAAVPIMFAATGYDLLKSHALFTMADLPVFATGFVVSFLAAWVAVKVFIGLMGRVTLVPFAWYRLAVAPLVFWFMVN
- a CDS encoding Nramp family divalent metal transporter; this translates as MQTEPISAARNGTPRRFMARLTDRIRDVLTTSECRSCASAREFLRYVGPGLLVTVGFIDPGNWASNVSAGAQFGYSLLWMVTLSTVMLILLQHNAAHLGIATGLCLSEAATTHLPRSVSVFVLGSAVAASVATALAELLGAAIALRMLFGLPLGVGTVLTMGVVCVLLLTNSYTRIERWIVGFVSLIGISFLYELTLVPVDWHAAARGWVTPAIPPGALVVVMSVLGAVVMPHNLFLHSEVIQSRQWNLEDAVVIKRQLRYEYLDTLFSMLVGFAINSGMILLAAAAFFSRGLQVDELEQACALLSPLLGGAASTVFALALLFAGLSSSVTAGMAGGSIYAGMFGEPYAIKDKHTRWGVGITLGAAALCITAIDDPLKGLVYSQVALSMQLPFTVLLQLYLTSSRKVMGQYANPPSTQAMLWCITLIVIALNALLLRELFFG